The stretch of DNA TTAGGTTATCCTAAATCTTAAAAATCGCCAATTTTTCGAAATTAGGAAAAAATAATCGATATGTTTATATGTACAATTCGATAAAAATCTTAATTGGCTTAGCTATAAATATTTTGAGAGGTAGTAAATATGGCAGTAAAAATTGATTCAGAAGCTTGTGGACACATTGAAAATTGTCCAGTACAAGGATTATGCGTAAAAATTTGCGAACAAGGAGCACTTATTGAGGAAAATGGTGATGTGACTATTGTCCCTGAAAAATGTGATGATTGCGATTTATGCATTCAGAATTGTCCAAATCAAGCAATTTCAAAAGCGTAAGAGAGGAGTATTATGTTTAATATAGAAAGAGATGGTAGTGAACACAGGGTATTGTCCTACAAAGATCAAAATTGTGTTGGTTGTGGGATCTGTACCGAAGTCTGTCCAACCGATTCATTGAGATTGGGACCTACCGTACCTATTGCACGAGGATTAATAGAAATGGATTTGGTATCCGTTAATGAAAATTCATGTGCATTTTGCGGTTTATGTTCTGTAGCATGTCCATTCAATGCCTTAGATTTATCAATTGATGATGTAAACATTAAAGAATTGGATATTTATCCTGAATGGGATGTTGAATCAACTGTTGATGATGAAGATTGTATTTACTGTGGCAGATGCTATGAGGTTTGTCCTCAAGATTCAATTATTTTCAAAAGAGAACTTCCTGAACGTTCTGCATTAGTAAGAGGAGAAATAAGCATTGATGATGAAAAATGTATCTTCTGTTCATTCTGTGCTGATTTATGTCCTGCAGGAGCTATAACTGTTAAAAATGTTCCTACAGCAAGCAATGATGTTTTAAATAATTCAATTGAAGTGGATTTATCCAAATGTATTTTCTGCGGAATCTGTAAAAGGGTATGTCCTGAAAATGCAATCAGAGAAGTCTGTTCAACATGTATGTATGCAGATGATATTGAAGTTCCGGAAGTCACTGGTGAAACATTCATCATTGAAAATTCATGCGTAAGCTGTTCATGGTGTTCTGAAATTTGTCCTAAAGATGCGATTACAATTACCAAACCATTTGAAGGTACATTAGAACTAAATGAAATTGAAGAAGAGGAAAAAATCTGTAAAGGCGAATCTTGCCATGCATGTCAGGATGTATGTCCATGTAATGCCGTTGAAATCGTTGACGGAAAAGCATTTACTAATTTGGACTTCTGTAATTTATGCGGGGCTTGTGTAACTGCATGTCCACAAAATATCAGAGTTGTTTCAAGAACAGCTATGAAATTAAACAATATTAATTCCAGAGCCTGGAGTGAAATTTTGGATTCACTTCTTGTTGGAAAATAGTATTTCAAGTTCACCAATAATAACTGTCACCATATAACCACTTTTTTTCATTTTTTCGGAAATTTTTCTCAAATTTATGTGTAGTTACTACACATTTTAGGTTAACCAAAAAAATAAAACAAATTTTTTGAGATTTTGTAATACTTTTTGACTAAATTCGTATTAAAAATTTTAAGTAAAATTTTCATTTTTTCAATGATTTAAGATATAAAAATGATTTATTGAATAAAATATTTTTATTTAAGGTTATTTTATTTGATTCAATTAATATTTAACATTATTTTTAAAATTAAATAATTTTAATTGATTTTTAAAAAATTTTTTGTGTAGTATTCCCACAGTAGTATATAAATCTTTCTATTTAATTCTAGTAGGCAACTATATTTATATAAGTAAACATATGTGATATCATTACACATTGGTGGTTAAAATGCCGAAACATATTGCATCTGGTCTTAAATATTTGGCTGCGGTCAAGTTGAAGGATGCTGGGAAAAGTCATCAAGCAATTGCTGACGAGTTGGGCGTTGATAGATCCACAATATCACATTATTTGAATGGCAGAAACCTTTCATGGAATTCAATTGATGTTGCAAGGACTATCATTGACTTATCTCCCAGAGATTTCTTAAGAATGACCGAGGCGATATTTGACGAACCAGAACAGAGTCGAAAAATTGTGAATATTTGCAGAGAAAGAGATTTCGAAGTAATTATAGAAGATTCTTGTATTGGTTGCGGCTTATGTGTAAATGCATGTACAATGAAAGCTATTGAATTAGAATCATTGAAAGCCCATGCAGACTCCATACAATGTTGTGGTTGTGAGCTATGTAGTGAAGACTGCCCAACAAGTTCTATAAAAATTTTGGAGATTGAATATGATTAGAAATTTAAAAGAGGTTCAAGACAACAACTTTGACATCACAAGAGATGCTGAAGAAGTTAGAAAATTGTCTTTCAATGACCCTACTTGTTTAGGTTGTGGGATTTGTGAATCAACTTGTCCTGTCGAAGCAATTACCTTAAACGCAATTGCTGTAGACGCACGTCACAGAATCTCAAACGACATCTACTTCAGTGGTCATGAAAAGATTGCTCAAAACTTCAAAGACGAATTTGATGTTCAAAGAGTAAGCATTGACGAAAGTAAATGTGTATTATGTGGTATGTGCAGTGGTTTATGTCCTGTTGATGCGTTAGTATTAACTATTGACGGCGTACCAATCAAAGAAATTGAAGCATATCCTCATTATAACGCTTTCTCAGAAATTGATGATGATGAATGTATTTACTGTAAAAGATGTGAAATCGCATGTCCTCGTGATGCAATTGTCATTGAAAGAATTTTACCAGACCGTGCTGATTTAGTGACTGGTGAAATCGAAGTAGATGATAATGAATGTATTTACTGTGGCATTTGTGAAGAATTATGTCCTGCAGAAGCAATCGTCGTGGACAAAGAAACCGGAGAAGAATCTATTGTCATTGACAAAGATAAATGTGTATACTGTTTAGTATGTAAAAAATCCTGTCCTACTAACGCTATTAAAGCACTTTGTAGAGCATGCAGTTATGGTGAATATGATTTAGATCCTGCTAAAGCTGTCGTAACTGGAAACTCTGTAATTGACTCAAGTCTCTGCGTATTCTGTGGATGGTGTGAAGGAGTTTGTCCAACCGATGCAGCTAAACACAAAAAACCATTTGAAGGTTCTATTGAAATCGATGACGAAAAATGTCAAGCTTGTGGAGCTTGTGTAGATATTTGTGGATGTAACGCTTTAGCATTCCCTGTATCTTCTGGTCCTGGTTCAAGAATGGAACACGTTATTGCAAACAGCGATTACTGTGTAAAATGTAAAGCATGTGCAAAAGCATGTCCTAACGGAGCTATTACCGTAACAAGAACTGAAGTTGACCACACTCCTATTAACTCCGCTACTTGGAAAGAAGCTTTAGACGCTATTAAAGACTAGGTGATTGGATGGAACTTAAAGTTAATCAAGATAATTGTTTAGGATGCGGGATTTGTGTAATCGCATGTCCTGTTAATGCAGCTATCAGTCCTGAAAATGCTGGTGGTAATGGTGCAAAGACTGAAGAAGTTATTATGATGGTAGAAAACGGATTTATCAAACTTTTCAGTCCGGAAAAATGTGAAAAATGTGGAACATGCCAAATGTTCTGCCCAGTAAATGCTATATGGTTAGAATAGGGGGATTACAATATGCATTATGCTAATACTTATTTAGAAAAACCTGTAGTACCTGATGTAAAAATCACTGGTGAAGGAACAACCGATGTTCTCAAATGTATGTTAAACACCGGATCTGACATCTATCAAGGTGCTTGTAAAAAAAGAGGATCCACCTTAAAAGAAGAATACAAAAACGCTTCAGGTACTTGTTACATGGATCCTAGAGACATGGCAAAATTAGGTGTAAACAACTGGGATACCGTACTTGTTAAAACCGATTTCGGTGAAGTAGTAGTAAACTGTGCTGTATCAAGAGACGCACCTCACGAAGGAACAGTATTCATTTGTAAAGGTCCATGGGCTAACACTATCGTAAGCCACGATACCTACTGCTGCTCTGACCCTACTTACAAAGGTATTAGATGTACTGTTGAAAAAACTGATAGAAAAGTATTACTCATGGCTGACTTAATGAGATGGGTATACAAAAAATACGTTGATGAAGAAGATGACGATGTTGTTGAAAACATGGAATCTTTAGGTGAATTGCCTGTTTATCACGGACGTAAATGGGAGGAGTTGATTGACCATGACTTATGAACCACCTGTAACTGATTATGATTACATTGTTGAAAACTGTACCTGTGCATTCTGTGGTTGTAACTGTGACGACTTAGACTACTTAGTCAAAAACGGTCATGTAGTTGCTGTAAGACACGCATGCAGATTAGGTGCAAGTAAAATTATGGAAGATATGGATCAAAGATTAATTGTTCCAATGATTAGGGATGAAAACGGAGAACTCAAAGAAGTTGACTGGGATACCGCTTTAGACAAAGCTGCTGAATACATTGCTAATTCCATCAGACCAGTATTCTACGGTTGGTCAGAAACTTCTACTGAATGTATGAAAGAAGGAGTAGCATTAGGTGAATACATCGGTGCAGTATTAGACAACCAAGCTACTATCTGTCACGGTCCTTCTCTCCAAGCTGTACAAAACGCAGGTTACCCTATTCAAACCTTAGGAGAAGTTCAAAACAGAGCTGACGTTATTGCATACTCTGGAAGTAACGCTATGAACTCTCACCCAAGACACATGGCAAGATACGCTGTATTCTGCCGTGGATACTTCAGACAAAGAGGAAGATTCGACAGAACCGTTATTACCATGGATCCAAAATTCTCAGACACTGCAAGATGTTCTGACAAATGGATTGGATTCGAACAAAACGGTGACTACGGTTTCTACAACGCTATTAGAGCTGTATTAAGAGGAAAAGAATTATACCAAGACGTAATTTCTGGAATTCCTAAAGAAGACATTTACGAATTAGCAGAAGAAATGAAAAACGCTGAATTCGGTGTTCTCTTCTTCGGTTTAGGTTTAACCCACACATTATCAAAACAAAGAAACATTGATATTGCAATTAAAATGGTACAAGACTTAAACAAATACAGTAAATGGGGTCTTACTCCAATGAGAGGTCACTTCAACGTAAACGGTTTCAACATTTTCATGGCATTCGAATGTGGATTTGCATTTGGTGTTGACTATGCAAGAGGTTACCCAAGATATATGATGGGTGAAACCAACACTATCGATTTATTAGTAAGGAAAGAACCAGACTGTTTCATGGTTATTGCAGCTGACCCTGGTGCTCACTTCCCTAACGGAGCAAACCAACACTTAGCTAACATTCCTGTTATTCAAATCGATATCCACTGGGGTCCATCTACCGAACTTGCTGACGTAGTATTGCCAGGTTCATTCATCGGTGTAGAATGTGCCGGTACCAGTTATCGTATGGATGGAGTTCCTATCTACATGAAGAAAGCTATCGACAAACCAGAAACCTGTCGTGACGACGAATGGATTGTCCGTGAATTGAAAGAAAGAGTAATGAAACTCAGAGAAGAGCCAAACGTAGCTCCAAAATATGT from Methanobrevibacter sp. YE315 encodes:
- a CDS encoding 4Fe-4S binding protein — protein: MAVKIDSEACGHIENCPVQGLCVKICEQGALIEENGDVTIVPEKCDDCDLCIQNCPNQAISKA
- the fwdF gene encoding tungsten-dependent formylmethanofuran dehydrogenase subunit FwdF, with translation MFNIERDGSEHRVLSYKDQNCVGCGICTEVCPTDSLRLGPTVPIARGLIEMDLVSVNENSCAFCGLCSVACPFNALDLSIDDVNIKELDIYPEWDVESTVDDEDCIYCGRCYEVCPQDSIIFKRELPERSALVRGEISIDDEKCIFCSFCADLCPAGAITVKNVPTASNDVLNNSIEVDLSKCIFCGICKRVCPENAIREVCSTCMYADDIEVPEVTGETFIIENSCVSCSWCSEICPKDAITITKPFEGTLELNEIEEEEKICKGESCHACQDVCPCNAVEIVDGKAFTNLDFCNLCGACVTACPQNIRVVSRTAMKLNNINSRAWSEILDSLLVGK
- a CDS encoding 4Fe-4S dicluster-binding protein, which gives rise to MVVKMPKHIASGLKYLAAVKLKDAGKSHQAIADELGVDRSTISHYLNGRNLSWNSIDVARTIIDLSPRDFLRMTEAIFDEPEQSRKIVNICRERDFEVIIEDSCIGCGLCVNACTMKAIELESLKAHADSIQCCGCELCSEDCPTSSIKILEIEYD
- the fwdF gene encoding tungsten-dependent formylmethanofuran dehydrogenase subunit FwdF, translating into MIRNLKEVQDNNFDITRDAEEVRKLSFNDPTCLGCGICESTCPVEAITLNAIAVDARHRISNDIYFSGHEKIAQNFKDEFDVQRVSIDESKCVLCGMCSGLCPVDALVLTIDGVPIKEIEAYPHYNAFSEIDDDECIYCKRCEIACPRDAIVIERILPDRADLVTGEIEVDDNECIYCGICEELCPAEAIVVDKETGEESIVIDKDKCVYCLVCKKSCPTNAIKALCRACSYGEYDLDPAKAVVTGNSVIDSSLCVFCGWCEGVCPTDAAKHKKPFEGSIEIDDEKCQACGACVDICGCNALAFPVSSGPGSRMEHVIANSDYCVKCKACAKACPNGAITVTRTEVDHTPINSATWKEALDAIKD
- a CDS encoding 4Fe-4S binding protein, which codes for MELKVNQDNCLGCGICVIACPVNAAISPENAGGNGAKTEEVIMMVENGFIKLFSPEKCEKCGTCQMFCPVNAIWLE
- a CDS encoding molybdopterin dinucleotide binding domain-containing protein, producing the protein MHYANTYLEKPVVPDVKITGEGTTDVLKCMLNTGSDIYQGACKKRGSTLKEEYKNASGTCYMDPRDMAKLGVNNWDTVLVKTDFGEVVVNCAVSRDAPHEGTVFICKGPWANTIVSHDTYCCSDPTYKGIRCTVEKTDRKVLLMADLMRWVYKKYVDEEDDDVVENMESLGELPVYHGRKWEELIDHDL
- a CDS encoding formylmethanofuran dehydrogenase subunit B translates to MTYEPPVTDYDYIVENCTCAFCGCNCDDLDYLVKNGHVVAVRHACRLGASKIMEDMDQRLIVPMIRDENGELKEVDWDTALDKAAEYIANSIRPVFYGWSETSTECMKEGVALGEYIGAVLDNQATICHGPSLQAVQNAGYPIQTLGEVQNRADVIAYSGSNAMNSHPRHMARYAVFCRGYFRQRGRFDRTVITMDPKFSDTARCSDKWIGFEQNGDYGFYNAIRAVLRGKELYQDVISGIPKEDIYELAEEMKNAEFGVLFFGLGLTHTLSKQRNIDIAIKMVQDLNKYSKWGLTPMRGHFNVNGFNIFMAFECGFAFGVDYARGYPRYMMGETNTIDLLVRKEPDCFMVIAADPGAHFPNGANQHLANIPVIQIDIHWGPSTELADVVLPGSFIGVECAGTSYRMDGVPIYMKKAIDKPETCRDDEWIVRELKERVMKLREEPNVAPKYVPNPNAL